From the genome of Acidobacteriota bacterium, one region includes:
- a CDS encoding ABC transporter permease has translation MTRVAAIARATLAEAIRQRILYLLLVFAVVLIAFSRVLSLLTVGDDVKIIKDIGLSAINLFGLMITLFVGVGMLFRDMERRTVQTTLALPVARWEYVLGKFAGLAAAITVNTALMAAAMFAVLAIRGAFDPALIVAVFMLWVELVFVTAAAVFFASFSTPIFTALFTAATWLVGHLLWSLPLLEQRLGEGAARAAVHAVYLVLPDLEYGDVRPLAVHGLDIPADRLVLATLHEAAYAGLMLLVACAAFRRRDLV, from the coding sequence GTGACCCGCGTCGCCGCCATCGCGAGAGCGACGCTCGCCGAGGCGATCCGCCAGCGGATCCTCTATCTGCTGCTGGTCTTCGCCGTCGTGCTGATCGCCTTCTCCCGCGTGCTGTCCCTCCTCACCGTCGGGGACGACGTGAAGATCATCAAGGACATCGGCCTGTCGGCGATCAACCTCTTCGGCCTGATGATCACGCTCTTCGTCGGCGTGGGGATGCTGTTCCGCGACATGGAACGGCGGACGGTCCAGACCACCCTCGCCCTGCCGGTGGCCCGCTGGGAGTACGTCCTCGGCAAGTTCGCGGGACTGGCCGCGGCGATCACGGTGAACACCGCGCTCATGGCGGCCGCGATGTTCGCGGTGCTTGCCATCAGGGGTGCATTCGACCCCGCGTTGATCGTCGCGGTGTTCATGCTCTGGGTGGAGCTGGTGTTCGTCACCGCGGCGGCCGTCTTCTTCGCGTCGTTCTCCACGCCGATCTTCACCGCACTGTTCACCGCCGCCACCTGGCTGGTCGGCCACCTTCTGTGGTCGCTGCCGCTCCTCGAACAGCGGCTCGGAGAGGGGGCCGCGCGAGCGGCCGTCCATGCCGTGTACCTGGTCCTTCCCGACCTCGAGTACGGCGACGTGCGGCCGCTCGCCGTGCACGGCCTCGACATCCCCGCCGACCGCCTGGTGCTGGCCACCCTCCACGAGGCCGCGTACGCGGGCCTGATGCTGCTCGTCGCCTGCGCGGCGTTTCGCCGGAGGGACCTCGTCTGA
- a CDS encoding ABC transporter ATP-binding protein: protein MRSGHAGRSRETERGKGTIVGRSMPSPAPTARQTAAIRFRGVRKSYKTHFWQRPVVSLDGLELEVREGEILGLIGPNGAGKTTAIKLALGLLFPDRGEVTLMGRPADEPSARAAVGYLPENPYFPDDLTGRELVDFAARMHGIPAPERASLVPELLERVGLGGAIDRKLRRYSKGMVQRAGMARALAGRPRLVILDEPMSGLDPVGRREFRDLILGLKRDGVTVLFASHVLSDAEMLCDRVAILVRGRLRELLDLGTLSRRRRILGWEVEVRGGQEIAGAEPISVRGEERLLRFPASATAGEILAAVDRAGASLQALVPQRERLEDLFLRAVGGEEEP, encoded by the coding sequence GTGCGTTCGGGCCACGCCGGCCGATCCCGCGAAACGGAGCGGGGAAAGGGAACGATCGTCGGACGGTCCATGCCGAGCCCAGCCCCCACCGCGCGGCAGACCGCGGCGATCCGGTTCCGCGGCGTCCGCAAGAGCTACAAGACGCACTTCTGGCAGCGGCCGGTCGTCTCCCTCGACGGGTTGGAGCTCGAGGTTCGCGAGGGGGAGATCCTCGGGCTGATCGGTCCCAACGGCGCGGGAAAGACGACGGCGATCAAGCTCGCCCTCGGACTGCTGTTCCCCGACCGGGGCGAGGTGACGCTGATGGGCCGCCCCGCGGACGAGCCCTCGGCGCGTGCTGCCGTGGGGTACCTCCCGGAGAACCCCTACTTTCCGGACGACCTGACCGGCCGCGAGCTGGTCGACTTCGCCGCGCGGATGCACGGAATCCCCGCGCCCGAGCGGGCGTCGCTCGTCCCGGAGCTGCTGGAGCGGGTCGGTCTGGGCGGCGCGATCGACCGCAAACTGCGCCGCTACTCGAAGGGAATGGTCCAGCGTGCCGGGATGGCGCGGGCCCTCGCCGGACGCCCGCGGCTGGTGATCCTCGACGAGCCGATGAGCGGGCTCGATCCGGTGGGCCGGAGGGAGTTTCGCGACCTGATCCTCGGGCTCAAGAGAGACGGGGTCACAGTGCTCTTCGCCTCGCACGTGCTCTCCGACGCGGAGATGCTGTGCGACCGCGTCGCGATCCTCGTCCGCGGCCGGCTGCGCGAGCTGCTCGACCTCGGCACCCTCTCGCGCCGCCGGCGAATCCTCGGCTGGGAGGTCGAGGTGCGGGGCGGCCAGGAGATCGCCGGAGCGGAGCCTATCAGCGTCCGCGGGGAAGAGCGGCTGCTGCGCTTCCCGGCCTCGGCCACCGCCGGGGAGATCCTCGCCGCCGTGGACCGCGCGGGCGCGTCGCTACAGGCGCTCGTGCCCCAGCGGGAGCGGCTGGAGGACCTCTTCCTCCGGGCGGTGGGCGGGGAGGAAGAACCGTGA